A stretch of Geobacter sp. DNA encodes these proteins:
- a CDS encoding TetR family transcriptional regulator, with protein MTKRRRESTEVRQQQITEAALHVIGQKGVNGATTVEIASATGISEGNLYRHFRNKEEIIKSVIDKIGNDLVAILNAVAEVSDPLQKLEITFKRHLMYIEGNVGIPRTIFSEETIVSNENLRARVKNTILMYFQGIKQIVEQGQKIGALDAEMDSQAITSMFIGTIHFAVTRWLMNNFSPKLTDDAEGLWKNYARAVIHKD; from the coding sequence CCGAGGCTGCCTTGCATGTCATAGGGCAGAAGGGGGTAAACGGTGCTACTACGGTTGAGATTGCCTCTGCGACAGGCATTTCCGAAGGGAACCTTTACCGGCATTTCCGAAACAAGGAAGAAATAATCAAATCGGTAATCGACAAGATCGGGAACGACTTGGTAGCGATACTGAATGCCGTGGCAGAAGTTAGTGATCCACTACAAAAACTGGAAATCACATTTAAACGCCACCTTATGTACATAGAAGGGAATGTCGGTATACCAAGAACAATTTTCTCAGAAGAAACGATTGTGTCGAATGAAAATCTTCGAGCAAGGGTGAAAAATACTATTTTAATGTATTTCCAAGGGATCAAGCAAATAGTTGAACAAGGACAGAAGATTGGCGCGCTTGATGCTGAAATGGACTCGCAGGCAATCACCAGCATGTTCATTGGCACTATCCACTTTGCTGTCACGCGGTGGTTGATGAATAATTTTTCCCCTAAACTGACCGATGATGCGGAGGGGCTTTGGAAAAACTATGCACGAGCAGTAATTCATAAAGATTAA